From the Pangasianodon hypophthalmus isolate fPanHyp1 chromosome 17, fPanHyp1.pri, whole genome shotgun sequence genome, one window contains:
- the rnft1 gene encoding E3 ubiquitin-protein ligase RNFT1 isoform X1, whose protein sequence is MKLRLQYGRRASHEFRRELTSRESAGMPTELSSQGGTDLSFTLQPELVMSPGTSNTVENTDGRISICSSLTGEESSTGSASRRLRHTGHSHSHSHSRSRSHTHAEAEADCSHPDLEVGEPSASFSELRYLFCWVQKSLPFIIILCSKLILQHALGLAVGVGLFTTFLYVNKNIQAQVFLQDRRSKLQCFWLLSFLMASSLLFYYTFEMESLYYCLILINPHVEPMDFWEVLWTVGVTSFIVKFLFMGLKCLILLLPACVMVYRRRGQWYMFIEELGQFYQVIAPVPPWFHYLLRSQEVDGSVGVTLDILLALLYIILKLLELYSQWGSLQNTVQTFLSYEVNGAPATQSQCSGAGDVCLICLSKFKQPRVLLCQHIFCEECIVLWFNQEKTCPLCHTTITDRVHKWKGGATSAYLQIY, encoded by the exons ATGAAGCTCCGGCTGCAGTATGGCAG GAGAGCATCTCATGAGTTCAGAAGAGAACTGACATCGAGGGAATCAGCTGGAATGCCGACTGAATTGAGCTCTCAGGGTGGCACTGATTTGTCATTCACTTTACAACCTGAGCTTGTGATGAGTCCAGGAACATCCAACACTGTGGAGAACACTGATGGCCGAATCTCCATATGCAGCTCATTAACAGGAGAAGAAAGCAGCACTGGTTCAGCTTCCCGCAGACttagacacacaggccacagcCACTCTCACTCCCACAGCCGTAGccgctctcacacacatgctgaggCTGAGGCTGACTGCTCACACCCAGATCTTGAAGTGGGGGAACCCAGTGCTTCATTCTCAGAATTGCGCTACCTCTTTTGCTGGGTGCAGAAAAGTCTCCCTTTCATCATTATCCTTTGTTCAAAACTAATTTTACAGCATGCCCTGG GGCTGGCAGTTGGAGTCGGTCTGTTTACAACCtttctatatgtaaataaaaatatccagGCACAAGTTTTTCTCCAA GATCGTCGGTCGAAGCTCCAGTGTTTCTGGCTTCTGTCCTTCCTGATGGCCTCCTCCCTActtttttattacacatttgaGATGGAGTCACTTTATTACTG CCTCATCCTCATCAATCCCCATGTTGAGCCTATGGATTTCTGGGAAGTTCTATGGACTGTGGGAGTGACCAGTTTCATTGTGAAGTTCCTCTTTATGGGATTAAAGTGCCTTATTCTTCTTCTCCCTGCCTGTGTCATGGTGTACAGGAGACGA GGTCAGTGGTACATGTTCATAGAAGAGCTTGGGCAGTTTTATCAGGTAATCGCTCCTGTGCCTCCCTGGTTCCACTACCTGCTTAGATCCCAAGAGGTTGATGGCTCTGTGGGAGTCACCCTGGACATCCTCTTAGCCTTGCTTTACATCATTCTGAAG CTTTTGGAACTTTACAGTCAGTGGGGATCCCTGCAGAACACAGTACAGACCTTTCTCAGTTATGAG GTGAACGGAGCTCCTGCAACTCAGTCCCAGTGCAGTGGTGCTGGGGATGTTTGTCTTATCTGTCTATCCAAGTTTAAGCAACCTCGAGTTCTGTTGTGTCAG CACATCTTCTGTGAGGAGTGCATTGTGCTGTGGTTCAATCAGGAAAAGACCTGCCCTCTCTGCCACACCACCATTACAGATAGGGTACACAAATGGAAAGGTGGTGCAACCTCAGCTTATTTACAAATCTATTGA
- the rnft1 gene encoding E3 ubiquitin-protein ligase RNFT1 isoform X2 — translation MKLRLQYGRRASHEFRRELTSRESAGMPTELSSQGGTDLSFTLQPELVMSPGTSNTVENTDGRISICSSLTGEESSTGSASRRLRHTGHSHSHSHSRSRSHTHAEAEADCSHPDLEVGEPSASFSELRYLFCWVQKSLPFIIILCSKLILQHALGLAVGVGLFTTFLYVNKNIQAQVFLQDRRSKLQCFWLLSFLMASSLLFYYTFEMESLYYCLILINPHVEPMDFWEVLWTVGVTSFIVKFLFMGLKCLILLLPACVMVYRRRGQWYMFIEELGQFYQVIAPVPPWFHYLLRSQEVDGSVGVTLDILLALLYIILKLLELYSQWGSLQNTVQTFLSYEVNGAPATQSQCSGAGDVCLICLSKFKQPRVLLCQ, via the exons ATGAAGCTCCGGCTGCAGTATGGCAG GAGAGCATCTCATGAGTTCAGAAGAGAACTGACATCGAGGGAATCAGCTGGAATGCCGACTGAATTGAGCTCTCAGGGTGGCACTGATTTGTCATTCACTTTACAACCTGAGCTTGTGATGAGTCCAGGAACATCCAACACTGTGGAGAACACTGATGGCCGAATCTCCATATGCAGCTCATTAACAGGAGAAGAAAGCAGCACTGGTTCAGCTTCCCGCAGACttagacacacaggccacagcCACTCTCACTCCCACAGCCGTAGccgctctcacacacatgctgaggCTGAGGCTGACTGCTCACACCCAGATCTTGAAGTGGGGGAACCCAGTGCTTCATTCTCAGAATTGCGCTACCTCTTTTGCTGGGTGCAGAAAAGTCTCCCTTTCATCATTATCCTTTGTTCAAAACTAATTTTACAGCATGCCCTGG GGCTGGCAGTTGGAGTCGGTCTGTTTACAACCtttctatatgtaaataaaaatatccagGCACAAGTTTTTCTCCAA GATCGTCGGTCGAAGCTCCAGTGTTTCTGGCTTCTGTCCTTCCTGATGGCCTCCTCCCTActtttttattacacatttgaGATGGAGTCACTTTATTACTG CCTCATCCTCATCAATCCCCATGTTGAGCCTATGGATTTCTGGGAAGTTCTATGGACTGTGGGAGTGACCAGTTTCATTGTGAAGTTCCTCTTTATGGGATTAAAGTGCCTTATTCTTCTTCTCCCTGCCTGTGTCATGGTGTACAGGAGACGA GGTCAGTGGTACATGTTCATAGAAGAGCTTGGGCAGTTTTATCAGGTAATCGCTCCTGTGCCTCCCTGGTTCCACTACCTGCTTAGATCCCAAGAGGTTGATGGCTCTGTGGGAGTCACCCTGGACATCCTCTTAGCCTTGCTTTACATCATTCTGAAG CTTTTGGAACTTTACAGTCAGTGGGGATCCCTGCAGAACACAGTACAGACCTTTCTCAGTTATGAG GTGAACGGAGCTCCTGCAACTCAGTCCCAGTGCAGTGGTGCTGGGGATGTTTGTCTTATCTGTCTATCCAAGTTTAAGCAACCTCGAGTTCTGTTGTGTCAG TAG